From the genome of Spinacia oleracea cultivar Varoflay chromosome 2, BTI_SOV_V1, whole genome shotgun sequence, one region includes:
- the LOC110785216 gene encoding uncharacterized protein: MINGGKSFVSTPPAFSNDGKRLLVCSGNTVSVFSTSTSMQITELDGHKALVTSVVVVPSSSKLLCHCWTSSLDGTIRYWDFALSELMKTVNIRLPIFSMVIPKFPSQQDDGGGKPTDVFAYISVEDASDPGEKTKHLLGKIRKCNLTTSKLAAAVILKETARPEFITCSPSGEFFGIIIKRSLYIWKVQADESERALVKKMKLHHTKNFTTFAFHPNDNIIATGDVSGRICVWRGFGIRTFFKGNDQANANLMKIEDERAGVRGDNDVEACSTWHWHSSEVKFLAFSTDGANLYSGGNEGVLVQWQLDTGKRKFLPRIGSPLLYFVHSPDPTLSAMSCADNQIHFLKMPSFEILKPIAGIKLPCSFPEIWNGLSSGFTFDHSAGLIALPTDDYRIQFYSLLDDTEISEVQVCERNHQPSDDIMVVVSLVALSHDGSLMSTVESRLAEDGVGALVCLKIWASETQKKDFKLSTIVYEPHRDAAISAIVFHPRKRMVVSSSYGGDFKIWVQSNTTLGGVDGSSGWVCHSVGSYKGKSMTAATFSADGSILAVAAETVITLWDPDRNYLVDVVGETYMPIVNLNFVGKSEYIVSTSQGSRPELSLWCLSKRSRTWSYSLVVEAVACMEDDPLFAVLAVVSESYVPTESNGSSISSGDGIILLFNINSPVPVGTWLVRKAKGGGLAFLQVSQLSPLKKNHPFGRSSALLAYVDRDHEYVVFDPLGQQQLELNLDHKKAVENFEEAAQSGYASIYGELPDFDPKETRQSTITVSERPWETIFNGPSHTLPPLTKLCSTFLESLLEKRMAATG, translated from the exons ATGATTAACGGCGGAAAAAGCTTCGTCTCCACGCCGCCGGCGTTCTCCAACGACGGAAAACGCCTCCTAGTTTGTTCCGGCAATACCGTCTCTGTCTTCAGCACCTCCACCAGCATGCAG ATAACTGAGTTGGATGGTCATAAAGCACTTGTTACGTCTGTTGTGGTGGTTCCCAGCTCAAGTAAGCTTCTGTGCCACTGTTGGACTTCTTCCCTCGACGGAACTATTCGCTACTGGGATTTCGCGTTGTCCGAATTGATGAAGACTGTCAATATTCGTCTCCCCATTTTTTCAATG GTGATCCCTAAATTTCCGTCACAGCAAGACGATGGGGGTGGTAAACCAACTGATGTGTTTGCTTATATATCCGTAGAAGATGCAAGTGATCCTGGTGAAAAAACGAAACATTTGCTTGGGAAAATTAGAAAGTGCAACTTAACTACATCTAAGCTGGCTGCTGCAGTGATATTAAAAGAG ACTGCTCGGCCTGAGTTTATTACTTGTAGTCCCTCCGGAGAATTCTTTGGCATCATTATCAAACGCTCACTTTATATTTGGAAAGTTCAAGCTGATGAAAGTGAGCGCGCTTTAGTAAAGAAGATGAAATTACACCATACAAAGAACTTTACGACCTTTGCTTTTCACCCGAATGACAACATTATTGCTACTGGTGATGTAAGTGGGAGGATTTGTGTCTGGAGGGGATTCGGTATTAGAACATTTTTCAAAGGCAATGACCAGGCTAATGCAAACCTGATGAAGATTGAAGATGAAAGAGCTGGGGTTAGAGGAGATAATGATGTTGAAGCATGCTCTACATGGCATTGGCACTCATCTGAAGTGAAGTTTCTTGCTTTTTCTACTGATGGAGCCAATTTGTACTCAG GGGGAAATGAAGGAGTTCTTGTCCAGTGGCAGCTGGACACTGGGAAGCGGaagtttctaccacgaattggTTCTCCCCTTCTATATTTTGTGCATTCTCCAGACCCGACGCTCTCTGCG ATGTCTTGTGCAGATAATCAGATTCACTTTTTGAAGATgccatcatttgaaattctgaaGCCCATAGCGGGAATCAAG CTTCCTTGTTCTTTTCCAGAAATATGGAATGGCTTATCTAGTGGATTTACCTTTGATCATTCAGCTGGTTTAATCGCTTTGCCGACAGATGATTACCGTATCCAGTTCTACAGCTTGTTAGATGACACTGAAATTTCAGAG GTTCAAGTATGTGAAAGAAATCATCAACCAAGTGACGATATTATG GTGGTAGTGAGTTTAGTAGCCCTTTCACATGATGGTTCTTTGATGAGTACTGTTGAAAGTAGACTGGCAGAAGATGGTGTAGGAGCTCTTGTTTGCTTGAAGATTTGGGCTTCTGAAACCCAGAAGAAGGATTTTAAACTGTCTACCATAGTTTATGAACCTCATAG GGATGCTGCTATTTCCGCTATTGTTTTTCATCCTAGAAAGCGAATGGTTGTCAGTTCTTCTTATGGTGGTGATTTCAAG ATTTGGGTACAAAGTAATACTACTTTGGGTGGTGTTGATGGTAGCTCAGGCTGGGTCTGCCACTCTGTTGGTTCTTACAA GGGCAAGTCTATGACTGCTGCTACCTTTTCTGCTGACGGCTCCATATTGGCTGTTGCTGCTGAAACTGTGATAACGCTCTGGGACCCAGATAGGAATTATCTTGTGGATGTAGTCGGAGAAACTTATATG CCTATTGTGAACCTTAATTTTGTCGGAAAGTCAGAGTACATTGTGTCTACTTCACAAGGTTCAAGGCCCGAATTGTCTCTCTGGTGCTTATCAAAGCGGTCAAGAACATGGTCTTACAGCTTGGTAGTTGAAG CTGTTGCTTGTATGGAGGATGATCCATTGTTTGCAGTGCTAGCTGTTGTTTCAGAGTCCTATGTACCGACTGAATCAAATGGAAGTTCAATTTCTTCAGGAGATGGCataattttgttattcaatatCAATTCTCCAGTCCCAGTTGGTACATGGTTGGTTAGGAAG GCAAAGGGAGGAGGATTGGCCTTTCTCCAAGTAAGCCAGTTGTCTCCATTGAAGAAAAATCATCCTTTCGGAAGATCATCTGCTCTGCTGGCATACGTTGACAGGGACCATGAATATGTTGTCTTTGACCCTCTCGGCCAACAACAACTTGAACTCAATCTAGATCACAAAAAGGCTGTAGAGAATTTCGAGGAAGCAG